In Gossypium hirsutum isolate 1008001.06 chromosome D01, Gossypium_hirsutum_v2.1, whole genome shotgun sequence, the genomic window agaataataataaattaataaaatatcatttaaaaatcatatttatttaattaattaatctaaaatatcaccaacatcatcattgccttctagatttctctctcttctaattgaccattttgcccttcataatcttttaaaattccatcattgagtcacacttaatttggtaaaattacgatttagtccctcataattcttatcttattcaatttggtcctaattcatccatttttcttagtttctagatcattccacccttaaaatatttacacctttggtccttcaacttttcatatttacactttaatccctcaaattttgagtatttactcttgggcaattatacttttctcacttttgcaatttaatccttccttgcattaatatgtcataatatacttctcaatgttgacataactcaaaatttcccttcttttttttaactttatttccttattttactataccaaggataatatcttactgtagaaaatttcaaaatattacatttgtggtcccgaaaccactgtttcgactaggcccaaattcgggctattacaaaatgaattaaagTTGTTACAAATggaataaattgttaaaaatgtCAATGTAAGATTGTGTGAGGAAGAGTTAGTATTGAGATTATCACTTATATTCCGATGTATCGACACACTTTTGGAAATATAAGAATatcaactcaagataatattTGAAATTCAAACCTAAAAACTAGAATCTCACATTATTTTCGTAAATGTTATATTCTTTGAACTAAAAGCACACTAAGTAACTTTAGATCCCGATAATCCTATTACTAGGGTATTCCTACATCTAGTGAATCAAATGacacatttatattattttcacatGTTTGAAACTTCAtattattttcaaagtttttaGAATTGGATGGGTGGTCAAACTGATCAGATCACTCGTTCTCGATCTGGCGATTTGTTTAggctaattgaataaattatttaaaaaatcacaaatattacaaaaaatcagttcaatcaattttttaacCTAATTCAACAAGTTTACAAGAAAACTGGTCCAACCTCTTTATTCCTAATCGGTATCTCAACTGATACCAAATTCAACCAATCCGGTACTGAAAACAATGATTATTTTCATATCATGTTAGTATTCTTATTATGTACTAtaaattaattttgttataaCGATTAAATTTAGAGAAAATTTGATCTTACTTATTTAGTGGTGCACAACTTTTGCACACTTACAATGTTATGAATCTAGATACGTTTTTACAGATGGATAATTGATCTTATACaatttttatgtatttgtatGATGTTGAAATTATtgttaattactttaaaaaatttatattatatccgatttatctcatatttcatatctattatataataatttaaatttatctcCATGTAAAATAATTGACTCTTTGCATTGTACATATTTTTTCGATGAAATGCATTCACATTCACATCTTTCCCCTTCTATCACTCAAAGCAGTGCAGTGCCACGTTTTGGCCAAAAAATAGCCACAAAAAACGACAAAAACACCAACAGTCAACTGATAGAAACTTGGGATTTGGATCTTCTTACAAATTCCAAAAGCTTCTGCTATCCTAATTCTTCTCCACCGATTTGCTTCCAAGAACACGTTCTCCAAGGTATGTCTCTACTAATATCTCATTCTCCTGCTGCTTCTTTGTTTGTATTGGTTCTCAGCTTTTATCATACATAATTTGCATGAAAAACATGACCTTTAAACATAGATCTCATAGATCTTGGCCAGTCCACAGTGTTTCACATTGAACTCAATGCGGATAATTCTCTCAAGTTTCAATTTCGGTTCTTCTAGTTACTTAATTGGAATCATCTTTGTTTCTGGTTGTATAAGAGTGAAATTCCAGATTCGGTGTAAGAACATGGAAACAAAAACTACAAAGAGATCACACGATAATCTGCAAATCAAAGATTCTCTTCTCCCTTGACTCCCCTTTGCTTAGTTTAAAGTTATTGTTTTGGCTATTGCAGGGTTTCTGGTAGTGATCTATGTCTGCTGAATCTTCCTAATGGCCTGCAACGATGAAAACGAGCCTTTGCTATCAGGACTAGCGACTCCAAGAACTCAAAAGACTAATGGGGATAGACCTAAGAAGAGAAGGTTTCGACGAGTTAGGAGTGCTCCTTTTGCAGATTTTGTTCCTACTGATGGTAATAGAGAAGCTGCACTTCCACGTTCCGGGTCCATTTTCGGGAGACTTAATCCGAGTCTTAAGAAGGTAGCTCTATTTTTGACGTTATACATGGGTTTAGGCACCATTTGCTTTTATACAACCAGGACCCAAATCAAAGGGGACAAAACAAATGGAATTCTTGATGCTCTTTATTTTTGTGTTGTTACAATGACCACTGTTGGATATGGAGACCTTGTTCCTAACAGCGACCTCGCAAAACTACTAGCCTGTGCCTTTGTCTTCACGGGAATGGCTCTGGTCGGACTTGTACTGACCAAAGCTGCTGACTACTTGGCGGAGAAGCAAGAAATATTGCTGGTTAAAGCTTTACACATGAATCAAAAAGTTGGTGAACTTCAAGTTCTTAAGGAGATTGAAACTAATAGGGTGAAATACAAGTTTTATACAACACTAATCATTCTTGTTGTGCTTATATTAACCGGGACCATCTTCCTATATGAAGTTGAGAATTTAGGCCTAGTCGATTCGTTCTACTGCGTTTGTTCTACCATTACAACCTTGGGATATGGAGATAAAAGCTTCTCAACCGAAGGAGGTCGTATTTTTGCTGTGTTTTGGATATTAGCTAGCACTATCTGCTTGGCTCAGTGTTTTCTCTATGTTGCTGAGGTAAATACAGAGAACAGACAAAGAGCACTGGTGAAATGGGTTCTTAGTCGAAGAACAACAAATGTAGATTTGGAGGCTGCTGATATTGATGATGATGGAGTTGTTGGGTATGTATTTGCAGATTATTAACTCAGATTCTGTGATCTGATCTCCTGTTTGCAAATTCTCATTTCCTAATGCTTTCTTTTTGCAGAGCTGCTGAGTTTGTTCTATTCAAACTTAAAGAAATGGGGAAGATTTGCCAACAAGATATCTCAGTTATCATGGAGGAATTCGAGAATCTAGATGTTGACCAGTCCGGAACCTTGTCTGTATCTGATATATCTGAAGCTCAATCTGTTGAAACTAGGATGCCATAGAGACACTACATAGAATGAAATGTTACTATTAGCCAACAACAACTATTAGGAGGAAGTAGGCGAATGATCTTAATCTTACGACTATTATCTAAACCTGTAATACCAACTTTTAATCATTTATAGATCACTATTTTGAGTTATTGAAGTTGGTTTTTAATCATTTATAGATCACTATTTTGAGTTATTGAAGTTGGTTGTTGCGTAAATCAAAAGCTTGCTATTTAAACAAGAGACTAATCTATACAAGTTCTCAAACTTTTAAGGCAAGCAGTTTCATGCTCTGAAATGTGTATGATAAGCTATGTTTCAATTATTCAACTTCAATAACACAGCTCAAGCAATTGTGATCGAGAATAAACCTTTTTCTGTGTGTATTTTAAGTCTGAAGAGTTACCTCTGATCAGCATATTTACGGCTAAAATCCTCTGCAGAAACATAAATTTGTAGATTAATTTCACTCACCTTTTATATATGTAGACTTGGGTTACACTCATCAAATGTACAACATTTACTGTATAGTTTTGTTTAAAggggaaaacaaaaaatttaacgaACAATTGAAATTTCCCATTTTGGATGTGCATATGAAATTTCCCATAAACTAAGCACATAAA contains:
- the LOC107922155 gene encoding two-pore potassium channel 1, with the protein product MACNDENEPLLSGLATPRTQKTNGDRPKKRRFRRVRSAPFADFVPTDGNREAALPRSGSIFGRLNPSLKKVALFLTLYMGLGTICFYTTRTQIKGDKTNGILDALYFCVVTMTTVGYGDLVPNSDLAKLLACAFVFTGMALVGLVLTKAADYLAEKQEILLVKALHMNQKVGELQVLKEIETNRVKYKFYTTLIILVVLILTGTIFLYEVENLGLVDSFYCVCSTITTLGYGDKSFSTEGGRIFAVFWILASTICLAQCFLYVAEVNTENRQRALVKWVLSRRTTNVDLEAADIDDDGVVGAAEFVLFKLKEMGKICQQDISVIMEEFENLDVDQSGTLSVSDISEAQSVETRMP